The DNA segment AATCGGATCTGTGTGGAACTTCCGAGAAAAAGTTTGACCATTTCAACTCGACGTGGATCTGATTAGCGCTGCAATACTAAATTTGGATATCCTGCTAGGCCTTGGATGACCTAAGCAATAATGAATGTCCGATTGAATCAAATCCTATTCGCTTTGTCAAGAGAATTTTTGGATGATAAATTTGTAAAAGTCCGCAAAAAACGGTCGCTTATTTTGCTTGAGAGGAGCGAGATTATATATTAATATAAATATTTTGTGATTCGCCAAATAGAAAGGAGATTCCCGCATGGCGACTGCCCGAAGGAATGCCCCCTGCCCTTGTGGAAGCGGGAAGAAATTTAAGAATTGTTGCTTGCCAAGTTTACCAAAACAGTCAAACAAAGAGAACGAAATCCCTGAAAATAGTTTACAACAAGAAGCGGTCCAGGCCTTTAAGGCTATGTCTGAAAAGAAATGGGATGATGCGATTGACAATTTCAAAGAATGCCTGGAAGAGGATCCCCACAATTCTGGAATCCTTCAGGCTGTAGCAGCTTGCTACGACGGACTTGAAGATTACCTGCGGGCGGCGGAATATTACGAGAAGGCCTTAGCTGTCGAGAAGGAAATAAATAAAACACAAATTCTCTACAGACTGGGGGTCTCACGTGCATGCGCCAGCCGAATCGAAAAGGCCAAGGAATCTTTCGAAGAAGTTTTTCGGATGTTGAAAACACCTCAGGAAAAAGAAGCCGTTCAGAAAATACTGGACGAATTGTCGGCGATCTCTTCGGGGGAAAAGCCTCCTTCTTCATTTCTTGCGCAAGCTCAGCTTCAAAGGGCATTCTCTGATTTTGAAGACGAAGATTACGAAATGGCCGCAGCGAGGCTTGAGAAGGTCTCTGTGCTGGACCCGGAAAACTCAGCGGTATTTTACAATCTGGGTGTAGCTTATACTTTTCTAAAAAAAGACCAGGCGGCTCTAGACTGTTTTGAAAAAACTGTCGAACTGGACCCCGATTACGTTACGGCCTATTACAATATGGGACAGATTTATCTCTTGGTAAAACGTGACTTCTCACGAGCCCTGAATTGTTTTGATAGAGCAATCTCCTTCAGGGAGAATTACATAGGCGCCTATCATCAAAAAGGCGTGGCTTATGAAATGCTGGGCGACTTGGGAAAAGCTGTTGAATGCTGGCGTAAGACTCTAGACCTTGACCCCCATAACCAGCAGGCTCTAGGCAACATTCAGAGGGTTCAAACCAAAACCTCGTAATTGAAAATCTCGAAAGGATTTTAGATGAAATTCAAAGCTGGAGTTCTTAAAGATCAAGACAAATTCATGACATGGGATGATTCCTTTTGCTTTAAATGTCATCCCGGAATAGATTGCTTTAATTCATGCTGCAAGGATGTCACCATTTTCCTGGACCCCTTGGATGTAATCAGGCTTCGTAAAGCCCTTAATATATCTTCCACGGATTTTCTTGAAACTTATACGCACAGAGTGTTGTCACAAAAAAGTGGTCTCCCGGCGGTAATCCTGAAGATGAATCAGGATGATAAAAAGCAGTGTCCTTTTGTTACTGAAGCCGGATGTGGAGTTTATGAAAGCCGTCCATACTCATGTCGTCTCTATCCCCTGGATACCGAACAGGGAGTTGAATATTCGTTCATTGTTAGCGAAGACACCTGTCATGGTCTGAAGGAACCTAATGAGATTACAGTTGAAGAGTGGCGCCGAGATCAGGCCCTCCTAGACTACGATGATATAGACCACAATTTAAAAGACGTGATGCATGCGGACGAATTGTGGGAAGAAAAAATCGCCGACGCCAGGATGCAAGACATGATTCTTATGAGTCTTTACGATGTTGACCGATTCAGAGAATTTGTTTTCAGTTCCAGCTTCCTTCAAAAATTCAAGGTCGACGATGATATCGCAGAGAAGATTAGAGAAGACGATGTTACCATGCTGTATTTTGCAGCTCAGTGGTTAAGATTCGCTCTTTTTGGCAAAAAGGGATTTCTGAAAATTGATCGAGACTATCTAGAGAAAAAGAAACATGAAGTGTTGAGTAAAGGAAAACCGAAGAAATGAGAATTTTTTGTTCTGTTCTCGCGATTTTTTTGTTTCTGTGCGTGCTGGGTTCTCAGACTACACTGGCTGATTCGACTGATCAACACATAAAGAATCTGAAGAGTGATGATCCTGAAGTGAAGGCCAAAGCGGCGTTCGACCTAGGCTGTTCCTGAAACAAACCAGCGAGGGCGGTTCCGCCTCTCATCGAAGCTTTGAAAGATCCTGAACCTAAAGTGCGAAGCGCCGCTGCTGAAGCTCTGGGCTTCTTTCCCAACCATAGTGATGACGTAAAGAAAGCGCTGATTTCGACTTTGAATGATTCGGACTTAGGCCCGAGAAGAGCCGCTGTCTTAGCTCTTGGCCGTGTAGGGGACAAGGACGCATCCATTGAGGAATTGATCAAGAAATACTTAAACGATCCCGATGCAAAAACGGCTGAGAACGCTTTGATCGCTATGGCGCTCCTCGGAAAATGGCGGGAAGATGATGCGCCTTCACTGGCTAAAGCATTAGGAAGCTCTAACGAATCAACAGCCAAAGGAGCAAGCAAAGCGTTGTTCATGATTGGTGAGCAGAAGCCTGACACGGTTGTTCCTCTTCTCATCGAGGCCCTCGGCGCCAAAACCCCGGTTGCAGCGGTACATGCGCTGCCTGCGTTGAAAAAATTGAAAAAGGTTTCAGTGTCTGCCTTACCGAAGATTGTAGAAATGTATGACAAGTCTGATCCGGACACCAAATCAGACATACTGGACGCCGTCAGCGCAATCGACGATTCGGGAGATTTTGCCGTTCCCGTTTGTTTGAAGGCCCTCAAAGAGAACAATCCTCTTGACAGGAGAGAGGCCCTAATTGCGCTGATGCGTTTTCGCTCGAAAGCTCCCGCTTTTCTGGATGTCATTTCGGGGGAACTTAAGGACAAGG comes from the Desulfomonilaceae bacterium genome and includes:
- a CDS encoding tetratricopeptide repeat protein, coding for MATARRNAPCPCGSGKKFKNCCLPSLPKQSNKENEIPENSLQQEAVQAFKAMSEKKWDDAIDNFKECLEEDPHNSGILQAVAACYDGLEDYLRAAEYYEKALAVEKEINKTQILYRLGVSRACASRIEKAKESFEEVFRMLKTPQEKEAVQKILDELSAISSGEKPPSSFLAQAQLQRAFSDFEDEDYEMAAARLEKVSVLDPENSAVFYNLGVAYTFLKKDQAALDCFEKTVELDPDYVTAYYNMGQIYLLVKRDFSRALNCFDRAISFRENYIGAYHQKGVAYEMLGDLGKAVECWRKTLDLDPHNQQALGNIQRVQTKTS
- a CDS encoding YkgJ family cysteine cluster protein, with amino-acid sequence MKFKAGVLKDQDKFMTWDDSFCFKCHPGIDCFNSCCKDVTIFLDPLDVIRLRKALNISSTDFLETYTHRVLSQKSGLPAVILKMNQDDKKQCPFVTEAGCGVYESRPYSCRLYPLDTEQGVEYSFIVSEDTCHGLKEPNEITVEEWRRDQALLDYDDIDHNLKDVMHADELWEEKIADARMQDMILMSLYDVDRFREFVFSSSFLQKFKVDDDIAEKIREDDVTMLYFAAQWLRFALFGKKGFLKIDRDYLEKKKHEVLSKGKPKK